The genomic window GGAAACTTCGCCAGCGTTCAGCTTGAAAGCCGCGTCTTCAAAAGGTTTCACCATCATGCCACGGCTGAAAAAACCCAGGTCTCCACCCTGTTCACTGCTGGGACAATCGCTGGTTTCACTTGCCAGACTGGCAAAATCCGCACCCCGGTTCAAGCGATCCAAAATGGCACGAATTTCTTCCAATTTCTTCTCTTCGCTGGCTTTGCCAGGTTTGATTTCACGAATGATGTAAGCGGTTTCCCAGGTGACTGGTTTCACAGCCAAACTATCCTTGCTGTTTTCATAAAATTCAAGCATCTCATCTTCGCTGATATTCACCTTGGATTGCACATAAATATCCACCAATTGTTGAGTTAGATAGCTTTCACGAATCTGTGAAATATACAAATCCAACAGTTCCAACTCGGTCAGATTTTCCCGTGCCAAATCAGCCGCGAAAGCCTGTTCGGAAGGATATTTATCCTTGGTTTTGGCGATTTCGGTTTTGGCATATTGCTCCACCTTGGAATTGTCGATGCGAAGATCCATTTCCTTGGCTTTTTGGAAGATAACCTTTTGCTCAACGAGATGCCGTAAAGCCGCGTTTTCGTTAAAATCTTCGTCCTGAACACCAGACATCTGCATCTGATACATCAGTTTATAAACATCGCTCATCAGAATGATGTCTGAACCAACTTTGGCAACGATGCGATCCACCAGTTGCGCGGACAGACCCAGCCCCAGGCTAACAATAGCCAGAATCAGCAGAATCTTTTTCATAATTTTCCTTGTTTACCCACCCGTTTTGGGCAGTCAAATTTAGTAATAGTATATCTTGGGATACTTTTTTTTCAGTTCGCGGATCAGGTTATCATACACCTGCTGCCTGCGTTCCTTGATTAAAATAGCTCTAATCTCATTGCGGTATTCACCAAAATTCGCGTCCTGGCTTCCTTCCCGCTGCTGCAAACTGCGCAAGATGTAGGTTTTACCATTCACATTAACCGTTCCTGCAGTATTTATTCCCAGCTCATGAGCGGCACGCCAGAAGAGTGAATCCGGTCCGTCAGAAGTAACAAAACCCATGCGTCCCTGCTGTTCGCGCAGCGATTCCTGAGAATATTCAGTCACAGCGAGGTTAAAATCATAGCCATCATCGCGGATTTTATTCAAAATGAGCGTGGCAGTGGCGGAATCCCCGCAAAGCAAACGCTGGATATCATATTCCATCAGCTTTCCCTGAAATTCGTTCTGATGCACACGATAATAGTTAAAAAGCTCTTCCTCGCCGATGTTGATGCTTGCCAAACGCTGTGAAATCAACGCGTTTGCCTTGATTTTCTTTTTGGCAAAATCCATGCGCAGTTGCACCGCGGGGTCTTTATCCAAATTCAGGGCATCCGCTTCTTTCGCCATCAGGGTCAAACTTACCCAGTTTTCAATCTCCCGCTTTCTTTGCTCAGGACTCATTTCATTCCACTGTTCATCCGTAAAAAGACCGCGGAAGGCTTCCTGATACATGAAATCTCCATCCACTTCTGCCAAGGGCGTGAGTTTTTCCGGGTTCTCACCTTTTTTTGTACAACCCGCAAAAAGCAGAAACAGAATCAGAACAAAGCTTAACTGACGCATAGGATTATAAATATGGCGGCGTATAGGTCAGACGGATTTTGGGACGTTTATCCTCGGGCGCGTCTGTGAAATGCCAAAATTCCAGTTTACCATAATTTAGCAATTCCTGCATGGATCTCACCACGATGCCGTAGGGCACTTTTTTTCCTGAACTGTAGGCTTGGATAATGGCGGTGATATCAATCTCGAGGCTGTCTCCGCGCACAAATTGGTCTGAAACGGTTCCTGATGTCAGACGATTGTCATCAATTACCACGGGATCCGCCACATTCAAAGAGTCGTCCATCCTGTCCGCGCGCAGTTTGACGGAAGTGCTGGGCCCGTAATATGCGCTGTCTTTAACATACAAAACCAGCTTGGCTTGGTTGATGGTCACGCGTTTGCGTTGTTTTTCATCCAAGACATTGCCCTGCATATCCTTAAACCAATTGTTATCAATTAGAAAATCCAGATAAACCCGCGAAGGTGTGATGTTATTCAAAACCCAGCGATTAGCGAGCAGCGGCGCGGTTTTTTCGTCAACACGATAGCTGTCTCGAGTGGGACGCTGATCGTAAATACTGTCATCTGTTTCTGTGGAAGCCTCTGGATCCGTGATTCGGTAGGGAAAACGCAGTTGCGGACCGCGCCCTGTTTCCATGCTCATCATTTCCACCCAGGCAGGAGAATTGGTTTTGATGGCCAGGGTCAGTCCCAAGGTGTCGGCTTCGCTGCGCCAATTTTCAAGTGCTGAAAACGGAATGGGAATCTTGATTTCGGTGCCCAGGGAGCTGATGGAATCTGGCACAGTGAAAGCTGTGGGTGTAATCAGGGTCAAATTGGCATCGTCAATCAAGGCTGTGCTATCCGCCGCCCAGCTTTGGTTTAATTTGTACACTTTCAAATCAATGGGATTGCGTCTCAAAGAGGAGCGCTTCGTGAGTGTCAGAGCCAAAAAGGTGGAATCCTGATAATCCGGAATGCGGAAGGTACCCTCTTCCGGCAAACCTGTGAAACGCATAAAAATAACACTTTCGACGCCATCGAAATTTCCACAGAGAAGGGAAGATTCTGTGCCTTTAATTTGAGCATTTCCCGCAAAACTATAGCCACCAAAAACTTCCAAATCATCGGTTAAAGTCAATGGTCTCACATCCGACCAATTATTCCCGGTCGGGTTGTTTTTTTTGATACATCCGCTCAATGCTAAAATTGCCAGCAACAAGAGCAGAATAGCTTTTCTTAAATCCATATTGTTATACCTATTAAAAAAGTCATTTCTCAAAAAGTAGTATTAGTAGGCACTGTGGATACGTGGATTATCGGTCAACCTTTTTTTTAAACCGATGCGCCGCAAGGCATAAAAAAGTTCCAAATCTGGTGTATAAGATGTGGATAGATGCAAGGTCAAAACAGGCCTTATCCACATCAGCCCTGCACCATGCAAAAATAATGTGACTTGTCCACAGTTATCCACAGATTCTTTCCACTTATCCACATAAAAGGGGCTAAAAATCTATGATTTAATGTTCTTAATGAGCTGTTCGATGTGGGAACGGAAGTTGATGTCTTCACGAAAACGGTTGTCTATCATTTTTTTGGCGTGGAGGACAGTGGTATGGTCTTTGCGCTTGAAATATTCCGCGATTTCTTTCAGTGAAATGGAAGGAATCAACAAGCTCGCCAAATACATCGCAATTTGTCTGGGAAAAGATATATTTTGCCGCCGCGTTTTGTCCACTATCTGGGGAATCGTGATTCCATAGGCTTGGCAAACTTCCTGTGTCACTGTATCGAGGGTGATTTCCTTGCGGTGTTCGCTAATCATATCGCTCAAAATATCCCGCACGGTTTCGGTATCCAGCGCGGTTGGATCCAGTTTATTGTAGGACGCGTATGCCAAAATACGGATTAAGGAACCTTCCAAAGCGCGCACACTGGAGGAAATGGATTCTGCGATAAAAGAGATGATCTCATCCGAAAGTTCGATATTTTCCGGCTCCGCTTTCTTGCGTAAAATGGCGACGCGGGTTTCAAAATCCGGGTTTTTCAGGTCGCAGAGCAGACCGCTCTCAAAGCGCGTCACCAGGCGATTTTCCAAATCCGGAATATCTTTGGGCGGACGGTCTGAAGTCAACACAATCTGTTTACGGCTGTCAAAAAGCGCGTTGAAGGTGTGAAAAAACTCCTCCTGGGTGCCTTCCTTGCGGGAAAGAAAATGCACGTCGTCCACCAAAAGTAAATCCACCTTGCGATATTTCGAACGAAATTCCGGCATTTTATTGGCGCGGATGGATTCAATCATCTCATTTGTGAAAGCCTCGCTGGTGGTGTAATAAATTGAACAATTCCGCCCTTCCTGAGCCACAAAGTTTCCCACCGCCTGCATTAAATGTGTTTTTCCCATCCCACTTTCACCGTAGATAAAAAGCGGGTTGTAGGTCAATCCAGGCGCTTCCGCCACAGCTTTGGCAGCCGAATAGGCAAAATTGTTGTTCCTGCCCACCACAAACTGCTCAAAATTGAAGCGGTCGTTCAGTTTGGTGTTCAAAATCACCCGGTTTCCAAAATAATTTCCGGGAGCGGTTTTTTGCTCTGGCGGATTATGAGGAGGCGGGGTGAATTTCACCAAATAGCGCTGCTTGTAGAGCGCGTAGGAAATTTCACCCAGAGTATCCGTGTAGTTTTGATTCAAATAATTTGCCGCGAATTGGGTGGGAACCCTGATTACCAAAGTGTCTTCCATCATGTCCACCAAACGCGTGTCCGAAAACCAGGTTCTGAAACTCTGGTTGTTAATGTTGTCCTCCAACTTATCCAAAATGTTCTGCCAAATATCCTGATCCATCTGCGTATCCTATAGAAAAAATTAACTTTATCCACAAAGCTGAAGTGAGGCTTATAAGCGCTTCCATATTTTCCACAACACCATGTTAAATAAAGTGGTTATATTAAAATTCATCACCCTTGGCGCTCTTGGGTTCAAAAAGTTATCCACAGCTTTTCCACATAATCCACAAGCAAGCCTAAAAAACATATCACAAAAGACTTGCACAACTATCAGATTTCCACCAAGGGAGGCATCACAAGATTTTTAATCGGGCTTCTTTTGTCAAGCGGCTAAATCCTTTAACTTATAATAACATCTATGTCTTACAAACGCTAAGCTCTTTTTTACGATTCAGTTATAACGATAAAGTGGAAATTGGGAATCTATTTACCAAACTTATATCCATCTGTCTATCAGGAAGTTATCGATTATCGATTTTTTTCCACTGGGATTTTTGGAGCCTCGAGTCTTTTTAGCATAAAAACTTGAGTCCGCTTCGTGTTCCAAAACATCGTTCTGCAAGATCAGAACGAGTCGCTTGAATAAAACCAAATAGAGCATAACTCTTTGTGTCGCTTATGGTTGCTTTTAAAACATAAGGGAGACATAAGGCGGCAACCAAGAAAGATTCAGATTATCCTCTCACAATCAAGGTTTCCATCTTCACCAAAAAATGAGGATTTTTTTCAACATCCAGCCCTATCGAACGAAAGAAAATCAATGCACTCCTGCTTCAATCTTGATTCCAACAGGATTTCCAGTTTGGAGATATTGGAGGGTTACCCGTCAAAGAATCGGGGGTGTCAGGATGGCGACCCAAGGGACATTAAGGCTGGAAAAAAGAAGGAAGCAGGCCGGGGTATTGATATAAACGGGATTTTTCAGCCCCGCCCTGCGCTATTTTTGAAATAAGCACCCTCGATTGTAATTTATAGAACTCTTTATCTTTAGATTCACATAAAAAAAAATGCTTGACTTGAAACGCCGTACTTATTATAAGTGATGCAAGCTGCGTGAAACTTGGAATAGCCAAAGGCAAAGTCAGCGTTTTTTGGGTTTAATTTCCCAAAAAGCTTGTCCAAATCAGGCATCCCTGCCAACGCGGCAATACAAATCATACGGGAGAATAGTATGAAAAAGATGATTATTGGCGTTTTGTTGGTCGCGCTCTTGGTATTGGTCGCGGCTTGCAAACCATCGGAGCAACAGCAGGCCACCAAGGTGGCGAAAGCTTTCTTTGAAGCTCTTGCAAAAAAGGATTTCAAGACAGCCAAGCTTTATGTGACGAAGGATTCAGAAAGTGTGTTGGACTTTTTGAGCGGCGATGCTTTCAGCGGTCTTTTTGATGAAGAAGGTGAAGAAGGCAAAGTTGAAGAAAAAGAAAAAGAAGACGATGACGAAGGATTCGACACCTACAAGGTCCTGAGCGTCACCGTGAATGGCGACAAAGCGATTGCCAATGTTGAAGCCAGTAATTCCAAAAAAGCTGATCAAAAAGAAACCAAGAATTACGATATGGTGAAAGAAGACGGAGAATGGAAAGTTAAGATGGAGAAATCATAAGATTTTTCAAATTTGGAGGCTTGCTGATTCTGGCAAGCCTCTGTTTTTTTATCAGCGGAAGTGCGGTGCCATCCAGCCAGTATGGCAGCGTTTTGGATGTGGAAGCTGTTTTTGGTATTGATTACAACAGTTTAAAAGAGGGCGACATCGTGTTGCGGAGAGGCAGGAGCTGGCTTTCCCACACCATCGCGGGTTTTTCTTCCAATGGAGTTTCACATTGTGGGCTTTTGGTGCGCGAGGGTGAAGAATGGATGGTTATCCACAGCATTTCAGGCAGAATCTCCGAAATTGACGGAGTGCGCGCGGATAAGCTGGATAATTTCATGCGCGAAGCGGTTCCTGGGACATTGTGGCACGCCAGCCCGAAGTTTTCTCTGGATACGCAGGCAACCGCCAATGAAGGCAGAAAAATGTTGGAGCGCGGCGCCCCGTTCGACATGGATTTCAACCTGGAAGATGACAGCAAAATCTATTGTTCGGAACTGGTTCGCAACGCGTATCTGGATTCCGGCAGCCCTGATTTTTTTCAATATACCCGCACGGGAGGCAAAAAGTTCATCAGCCTGAAAAGTTTTTTTGATCCCAAGTGGTTCGAGGTTAAAAAGATAAGCGATTCCAGGGAAGGACATTAATAATAAGCTGAGTTTTTGTGAGATTTTGAACAGATAAATCTTGACAGGAATCACGAGGACGGCATCTTTGGGAAAAGAAACTCAAAACGAGGTCCAAGATGAAAAATTTGAAGTATTTGGTCTTCCTGCTTCTTGTTTTATCGCTTTTTTCCTGCCATAAAAAACCGCCAACAGACCTCATCCAGTTGGATGCACCAATTTTCAGCCATCCCAGCGGTGATTACTACACAGGCCAGGCCATCTATCTCACCTGTGCCGAATATGGCGCTTCAATTTATTACACCACCGACGGCAGCGACCCCACCGACAAATCCGAGCTGTATTCCGCTTCTAATCCACTGATTGTTCCCAACTTCTTTCCTGAGGGCGAAAACAGTGTGATTGTGAAAGCTAGAGCATACAAGGATGGCTTCGATCCCAGCGAAATCAGCAGCGCCACATATTCGTTTACCTATTTCAACACTGTTGGCACACCCAGTTTTATACCCAGGGACGGTGACATCAGCACCGAAACCCAAATCAGGATTTTCTGCTCCACCCTGAACGCTGAAGTTTATTATACCTTGGATGGAAGTGAGCCTACAAAGAATTCAACTCTTTATGTTGATGGATGTTACATCGGCCAAACGGGTGAAGTAACCTTGAAGGCAAGAGGATTTCGTAGCGGCTGGAACCCCAGTGAGATAGCCCAGACAAGCTATTCGGTGAGCGCGCCCTGACGCAGGCTTTATAAAACCAGTTTTAGTTAAGAAGCGGAGTTCATTTCCGTTTGGGATTCTGTATTTCCCAAAATGAGAGTGGAAAGGGTCTTTTTGATTTAGCGATTTATGTGGTGGAAATAAAAGAATACCAAGCGGTCAAGCTCCGGTTCACAGCGTTTTAATTCAAAATCATCTGGCAGGCTGGCGGCAATTTGTTTGGCCTCTTCGAGATATTGCGGGTATTTGCTTTCCACGTCCGGGATGGGCTGTGGATCAGGCGAGTCTTCAAAACCCAGTTCCAAACTCAATTCCAAGGGTTTGGACATTTTATGATGCAGGTGTTCCCACTCGCCATTATAAATGTTAAATCTGTACAAGGTGAGGAATTTGTGACCGTGTTCAATGACAAATTTAACAGCTTCAATCAGATAGTCAACTTCCGCTTCGGTCATGCTGTAGTGCATGTTCAGGCGCACCCAACCGGGTTTGATGCCGTTGTAGCCAGCGTTTGTAATCAGACAGCGGTAAAAATCCGAAACCTGATCCTGGATTTTCATGAGATGGTGTCCGTAAGGTCCGGCGCAAGAGCATCCCGCGCGGGTTTGGATGCCAAAAAGGTCGTTGATGAGTCTTGCCACAAACTTTGGGTGTAGAATGCGATCTTTGTGGCGGATATTGAATGGGATGATGGGTATCTTTTTATCCATATCCTGTGGACCGTAAAATACTATACGGTCTTCATTTGCGAAGGCGCTCATGAATTTATCAAAAAGCAAATGCTCGAGGCGGTCGATATTTTTTTGCCCCACTTTTTGCTTCAACTGGAAAGCCAAAGCCACCCGCATGGCCTGCATTATTCCCGGAGTGCCCGCCTTTTCGCGGTCTTCAATGTTGGTGTGGTATTCTTCTTTTTTAATGGAAACGAAGCTGACGGTTCCTCCCGCCGAAACAGTTGGAGGAAGCTGGGTTGGGTAGATTTTTTCGTTAAAAATCAGGACACCGCTGGTGCCAGGGCCGCCCAAAAACTTATGTGGTGAGAAAAAGATGGCATCGAAATAGCATTCTTCATCGCGGTTCATGTCCATCTCGACATAAGGCGCGCAAGCAGCAAAATCAAAACAAGCCAAAGCATTGTGACGATGGAGGATGCGTGCCACATCGTAAACCCGGGTGAGCAGGCCTGACACGTTCGATGCGGCTGAAAAAGAGCCAATTTTGAGACGTCCGTCGTAAATGGGATTGGAAACCATGGCTTCCAGCGCCTTGAGATCCAGTTCAGAACCTTCATCCAGTGGCACTTCCACAATTTCGCACAGGGTTTGGCGCCACATAATTTCATTTGAATGGTGTTCGTAGGGACCAACAAAGACGATGGGTTTGTTTTTGTGCATGAAATTATGCAAATCCTGGTTGCACTCAACACCTTCTGGATTACGTTCCAGACAGCTTTTCAGCACTTCGCCAACCCTTTCGCGGGTCGCGGGGGGCCAATACACACCCAAAATTTGCATCAGCTTGTTCACGCCGCCGGTGCTGCCGAAGCTGGTGAGCACGATTTTTCCTTGAGGACCGGCGTTTACGCATTCCTTAATCGTGTTTTCAGCATCCTTCAGCAGGGCGGTCATGGTTTTTCCCGTGAAAACATCTTCGGTGTGGGTGTTGGCATAATAGGCCAAAACCCTTGAAATAGCTTTCTCCACGGATTTCAAACCACGGCCGCTGGCAGTGTAATCCGCATAAACGAGTGGACGCTCCCCAAAAGGAGTGGGCACCGGGATGTTACGCCCGATGATGTCGTCGCGCAGCCAATCGAGGCTGCTGATGAGTTTGGTGAGTTCAGTCATGGCGAATACCAAAATCGTGAAGCTTTCATTTCAGGCAAGTATTATTTTCGATTCCTTTTTGAGAGTGATCAAATATGGCTTTGGGTCACACACCAATTCTGGGGCAATAATCATAAATCGGACACTCATGGCAGCGCGGTTTGCGGGGTGTGCAGAGGTTTTGGCCGAAGGCAACCACGTGCGAATTGTATGTGAGCCAATATTTTTCGGGAAGAATCTTGCGCAATGCCATCTCGGTTTCCAGGGGATTTTTGGTGGAAACGTAGCCCCAGCGGTTGCTGATGCGGTGGACATGGACATCCACACAAATTGCGGGAAGTGAAAATGCTACGGCGCGCACCAGATTAGCGGTTTTGCGTCCCACACCCGGAAGCTGGAGCAAATCATCAATTTCCGCGGGAACCTTTCCGTCAAAAAGCTCCTGCAAAACGCCTGGTAATTGTTTGAGGTGCTTGGCTTTGGTATTGTGAAACCCCACCGGGTGGATGAGGTTGTTAATCTGAGATTCAGATAGTTTATCCAGCTCTTCCGGAGTTTCAGCCTGGGAAAAGAGTCTGGCGGAAGCTTTGGCGGTGGTTTCATCCTTGGTTCTGGCGCTGAGAATGGTGGCAACCAACACCTTGAAGGGGTCTTTGGTTTGCACTTGGATGAGGTCCACAATCGGGGTTTTTACCTCATCAAAGTGTTTGGCCAAGGCTTGCATCACCTTGTCGATATTGAATTTGGGCATGGTCTTTCCTTTTTTACGGTCATCTTGGATGGTCTTTGATTAAAAAAACATGTTGCAGGTTTTTCGGGCTTGTGTTTCCTGTCAACCGCAAGGAGTTTTACAATGTGTGGAAGATTTGCCCAAGTGATCAAATATGACCAGTTGCAAAAACTGGAAAAAGAACTGAGGCTCACCCAATTATCCGACCAGGTGATACAGAATTTCAATGTGGCACCCACGCAAACGGTGATGGCAATTGTGAGTCAGGACGCGGGACGCTATCCCGGGTTTTTCCGCTGGGGTCTGGTTCCCTCCTGGAGCCGGGAGTTGCCAAAGTTTGCCCTGATCAATGTTCGCGCCGAAACCATCACCGAAAAACCTTCCTTCCGGGGTGGACTGCAACGCAGGCGCTGTCTGGTTCCAGCCAACGGTTTTTATGAATGGAGAAAAAGCGACAAACAACCTTTTTTCATCCGCGCGGCGCTGGAAGATTTAATCTATATGGCTGCCATTTATGACGTTTGGAATGGCCCGGATGGCAGCTATATTCCGTCATTGGGAATCATCACCACCGCTGCCTCAGAAAAAACACGCTCCATCCATGATCGGGTTCCAGTGATGCTTTTCGGGGATAATCGCCTGACCTGGCTGGATCACAAACAGAGCGATCCTCTGGATTTTGTACCCCTGCTTAAAGCTCCAGACGATAAAGAATTAGAGCTTTATCCTGTCAGCAGGCAGGTGAACAAGGTGGAAAACAATTCTCAGCTCTGTCTGCAACCTTTGGAGGATTAATAATAGCGGAGGAGGATGTAGGCTGTGCTTGTAAGCAGTGAGACGAAGGTAAAAATCACACTGATTTTTGTGAATTCCTTAAACGAAATGTGAAAGCCATTTTGTTTGGCGATTCCGACAGAGACGATGTTTGCAGAAGCGCCGATCAGGGTGCCATTTCCACCCAGGCAGGTTCCCAGAGACAGAGACCACCAAATTGGATCCATCAGCTTTGGATCTTGAATAACCTGAGCAATTTGTTTTAAAACCGGGATCATGGTTGCCACGAAGGGTACGTTGTCCACCACAGCGGAAAAGATGCCTGAAATCCAAAGTATGGCCATCGAGGTGAGCCGTGGTTTTCCCTGTGTGACGTGTATAACTCTGTTTGCCAGTATGTTGATGAATCCGGTTTTTACCAGTCCCTCCACCAAAATGAACAAACCCATGAAGAAAAGGAGGGTAATCCAATCGATGTCTTTTGCCAATACCGGTTCCATATTTTTGCGGTTGCTAATCACCATCAAAATCAGAGCTGCGGACATGGAAATACTTGCGGTTCCAAGCTTTAGAACTCCATCGAAAGCCAGAGCCAAAAGCATTGCGCCCAAGACAGTCAATGAAATCACCAACATCCGTTTGTCCGTGATCAATCTTTCTTCTTTGTAGCTCATCAATTTGGCACGGTTCACCTGGCTCACATACAGTTTTTTGCGGAAAAGCAGGATTATCAAGCCCAGGCTTGCCAGCACCGACAACAAGGATGCTGGAGTCAGGTTTATCATGAAATCCATGAAATGTTTGTCGATGGCGCTTCCCAAAATCACGTTGGGAGGGTCACCCACCATGGTTGCGGCTCCTCCCATATTTGAGGCCACAGCCATCGTGATGATGAATGGAACTGGCGAGATATTCAGTTCGTGGCAGATCAGCATTGCCACCGGCACCAAAATCATGACCGCGGTCACGCTGTCCAAGAAAGCGGAAAAGAAAGCGGTGATGCAAAAAAGGAGCATCATGATTGCCAAAGGATGACCACGCACGAGTTTGGCGGTTTTAATCGCCACATACATGAAGACGCCGGTTTTTTTCAAAACCGAAATCACCAACATCATGCCCAGCAGAAAAAATATGACATTCCAATCCACCGCGAGGAATGCTTCCCCCTGAGTGAGGATACCTGTCATAACCAGCAAAAAACCACCGATGAGGGAGGCCAGCATCTTGTTGATCCATTCTGTGATAATCAACACGTAGGTGACGGCGAAAATTACCAGCGCCACCAGCATAGTAATGGCAGAGCTCATGCTTTGATTACCTTCTTAAAAACATCCATTGCCGTAATAACCCCCACAATCTTGCCGTTTTCCAACACGCAGAAATAGCGCCGATTTTCCCTCAACATGTGAAACACCGCCTCCACCACGGAATCCGTGGGATTCAGATATATCGTATCTGTGCGCATCACATCTTCCGCGCTGAGCTCCTCCTCTTTTTCAAACAAGTTTTCCAACGGTTCGAAAGAACTCAGAAAAGCCAGATCGCTGATGCGCATCAAATAATCCGGCACACCCACCTTCAGGACATCCAATATGTTTATCTCTCCCAAGTAGTTATGATCATCGTCCACGACGGGCAGCATGGCGATGCTGTGTTTGTTCAACAGGCTGTCCACTTTGCTCAGTTTATCCTGTGGCGACACACAGACGGGGTTTTTCACCATGATGTCCGCGATGGTGAGTTCCGAACCCACTTCAATCTGCTGCTGTTTCAAAAAGTGGATTACCTCGTGACCGTCTTTCAGTCCGCGCAGGTTTTCCATAATTTGAGGATCTTTGGACATTCTTAAAAGCGCTGCCACAATGTTTAAATATATCTTGGAGGAGGATTTATCTGTGAGGATGAGGATAATCCAATCCACCTTGATGCCATCGTAATCCAACGGTTTTTCCAAGAAAGTCATGCCTATCAAAATGTCGTCCAAACCGTCCAAACGCACATGGGGAATGGCAATGCTGCCGGCGTAGGCCATCGGCGCTTCTTTTTCGCGCGCCAAAATGGCGTCCAAAAGCTCTTGATCGCAATGATTTACGCCTGGATGTCGATGAGAGCAAATCCTTTGGATAATTTCCAAATAAACCTGTTCCCTTTCAAGCTCACGCTGTTCAAACGCGATTGTCTTTGGATCCAAAAAATCTGCTAATAACATGGTTTAACCTCTTTTTTTTGGGTATTTACATACAAATAATTGGGGGCTATAATCCAGTCAATGTTTTTTATTTTTACCTGCAATCAGAAAACATTTTTAGATGTTTTTTTAATCCAATTCGTCCCAAGCGGACTGGATGTCATCAAGCTCAAAACCTTTGCGGAACAGATAAGCAAAGGCTTTTTCACGCAGTTTGTTATAGGGCAGTTCAGCTTTGGAGGCGCAGTATTTTCTCAAAAGCTCTCCGAGATCATCCGAGGCTTGCTCGCTTGAAAAATGCTCTTCTAAAATTGGCTCCCAAAGCTGGATGGGAAGCTGATGTTCCCGCAATTTGGCAACGATGGCGCGTTTGCTGGCGCGGCGATTTTGATATGAACGGATCAAGATTTCGGCAAAACGCGCGTCGCTGATGTAATTCATTTCCTGGCAATATCGAATTGCGGCTTCGATGGTTCGGCCATCGAACTCTTTTCTTTGCAGCAGTTTACGGCATT from Candidatus Cloacimonadota bacterium includes these protein-coding regions:
- a CDS encoding peptidylprolyl isomerase; its protein translation is MKKILLILAIVSLGLGLSAQLVDRIVAKVGSDIILMSDVYKLMYQMQMSGVQDEDFNENAALRHLVEQKVIFQKAKEMDLRIDNSKVEQYAKTEIAKTKDKYPSEQAFAADLARENLTELELLDLYISQIRESYLTQQLVDIYVQSKVNISEDEMLEFYENSKDSLAVKPVTWETAYIIREIKPGKASEEKKLEEIRAILDRLNRGADFASLASETSDCPSSEQGGDLGFFSRGMMVKPFEDAAFKLNAGEVSGIVRSDYGFHIIKVEEKRANEIRARHILKILEPSEQDAEEAFELMEDIRERYNSGQESFEELAREYSEDTISGPKGGVIGELSQEEMPELYMAQIMATPVGKMTPVLENEGMLLVFARLQELPDRVFSYEEVKSSLKNYLYQEKFSEVYDEWIEELISKSFVEIVQ
- the dnaA gene encoding chromosomal replication initiator protein DnaA; protein product: MDQDIWQNILDKLEDNINNQSFRTWFSDTRLVDMMEDTLVIRVPTQFAANYLNQNYTDTLGEISYALYKQRYLVKFTPPPHNPPEQKTAPGNYFGNRVILNTKLNDRFNFEQFVVGRNNNFAYSAAKAVAEAPGLTYNPLFIYGESGMGKTHLMQAVGNFVAQEGRNCSIYYTTSEAFTNEMIESIRANKMPEFRSKYRKVDLLLVDDVHFLSRKEGTQEEFFHTFNALFDSRKQIVLTSDRPPKDIPDLENRLVTRFESGLLCDLKNPDFETRVAILRKKAEPENIELSDEIISFIAESISSSVRALEGSLIRILAYASYNKLDPTALDTETVRDILSDMISEHRKEITLDTVTQEVCQAYGITIPQIVDKTRRQNISFPRQIAMYLASLLIPSISLKEIAEYFKRKDHTTVLHAKKMIDNRFREDINFRSHIEQLIKNIKS
- a CDS encoding DUF4878 domain-containing protein produces the protein MKKMIIGVLLVALLVLVAACKPSEQQQATKVAKAFFEALAKKDFKTAKLYVTKDSESVLDFLSGDAFSGLFDEEGEEGKVEEKEKEDDDEGFDTYKVLSVTVNGDKAIANVEASNSKKADQKETKNYDMVKEDGEWKVKMEKS
- a CDS encoding aminotransferase class V-fold PLP-dependent enzyme translates to MTELTKLISSLDWLRDDIIGRNIPVPTPFGERPLVYADYTASGRGLKSVEKAISRVLAYYANTHTEDVFTGKTMTALLKDAENTIKECVNAGPQGKIVLTSFGSTGGVNKLMQILGVYWPPATRERVGEVLKSCLERNPEGVECNQDLHNFMHKNKPIVFVGPYEHHSNEIMWRQTLCEIVEVPLDEGSELDLKALEAMVSNPIYDGRLKIGSFSAASNVSGLLTRVYDVARILHRHNALACFDFAACAPYVEMDMNRDEECYFDAIFFSPHKFLGGPGTSGVLIFNEKIYPTQLPPTVSAGGTVSFVSIKKEEYHTNIEDREKAGTPGIMQAMRVALAFQLKQKVGQKNIDRLEHLLFDKFMSAFANEDRIVFYGPQDMDKKIPIIPFNIRHKDRILHPKFVARLINDLFGIQTRAGCSCAGPYGHHLMKIQDQVSDFYRCLITNAGYNGIKPGWVRLNMHYSMTEAEVDYLIEAVKFVIEHGHKFLTLYRFNIYNGEWEHLHHKMSKPLELSLELGFEDSPDPQPIPDVESKYPQYLEEAKQIAASLPDDFELKRCEPELDRLVFFYFHHINR
- a CDS encoding endonuclease III, whose product is MPKFNIDKVMQALAKHFDEVKTPIVDLIQVQTKDPFKVLVATILSARTKDETTAKASARLFSQAETPEELDKLSESQINNLIHPVGFHNTKAKHLKQLPGVLQELFDGKVPAEIDDLLQLPGVGRKTANLVRAVAFSLPAICVDVHVHRISNRWGYVSTKNPLETEMALRKILPEKYWLTYNSHVVAFGQNLCTPRKPRCHECPIYDYCPRIGV
- a CDS encoding SOS response-associated peptidase, translated to MCGRFAQVIKYDQLQKLEKELRLTQLSDQVIQNFNVAPTQTVMAIVSQDAGRYPGFFRWGLVPSWSRELPKFALINVRAETITEKPSFRGGLQRRRCLVPANGFYEWRKSDKQPFFIRAALEDLIYMAAIYDVWNGPDGSYIPSLGIITTAASEKTRSIHDRVPVMLFGDNRLTWLDHKQSDPLDFVPLLKAPDDKELELYPVSRQVNKVENNSQLCLQPLED